The proteins below are encoded in one region of Bacillus alveayuensis:
- a CDS encoding acyl carrier protein (product_source=KO:K02078; cath_funfam=1.10.1200.10; cog=COG0236; ko=KO:K02078; pfam=PF00550; superfamily=47336; tigrfam=TIGR00517) has product MADVLERVTKIIVDRLGVDESEVTLESSFKDDLGADSLDVVELVMELEDEFDMEISDEEAEKIVTVGDAVNYIKSQL; this is encoded by the coding sequence ATGGCAGATGTATTAGAGCGTGTAACGAAGATCATCGTTGACCGCCTTGGAGTTGATGAGTCCGAAGTGACGCTTGAATCTTCTTTCAAAGATGATCTCGGTGCAGATTCCCTAGATGTTGTTGAACTTGTAATGGAATTAGAAGATGAGTTTGACATGGAAATTTCTGATGAAGAAGCAGAAAAAATTGTAACAGTAGGAGACGCTGTAAACTACATAAAAAGCCAATTGTAA
- a CDS encoding ribonuclease-3 (product_source=KO:K03685; cath_funfam=1.10.1520.10,3.30.160.20; cog=COG0571; ko=KO:K03685; pfam=PF00035,PF14622; smart=SM00358,SM00535; superfamily=54768,69065; tigrfam=TIGR02191) has protein sequence MPSKMNPKPKKLYMKKVQEFREFQQKIGITFTNEKLLHQAFTHSSYVNEHRRKPYEDNERLEFLGDAVLELTISQFLYETYPTMSEGDLTKLRAAIVCEPSLVTFANELSFGKLILLGKGEELTGGRERPALLADVFEAFIGALYLDKGLHTVVQFLEKIVFPKIKEGAFSHVMDFKSKLQELIQRDGKGSLVYQILEEKGPAHNREFVATVSLNDELLGTGIGRSKKEAEQHAAEQALQKLKPKKEK, from the coding sequence ATGCCAAGCAAAATGAACCCAAAACCAAAAAAATTATATATGAAAAAGGTGCAGGAATTTCGAGAATTTCAACAAAAAATTGGCATCACGTTCACGAACGAAAAGCTTCTTCATCAGGCTTTTACACATTCATCTTATGTGAATGAGCATCGTAGGAAACCTTATGAAGATAACGAACGGTTAGAATTTTTAGGAGATGCTGTCCTCGAGTTAACGATCTCTCAATTTTTGTATGAAACTTACCCTACCATGAGTGAAGGTGATTTAACGAAGCTGCGCGCTGCCATCGTATGTGAGCCGTCTCTCGTCACCTTTGCGAATGAATTATCGTTTGGCAAACTTATTCTTCTTGGAAAGGGTGAAGAATTAACAGGCGGAAGAGAGCGCCCAGCACTCTTAGCTGATGTATTTGAAGCCTTTATTGGAGCCCTTTATTTAGATAAAGGATTACATACCGTCGTTCAATTTTTGGAAAAAATCGTTTTTCCAAAGATAAAAGAAGGTGCTTTTTCTCATGTGATGGATTTTAAAAGCAAGTTGCAGGAGCTTATTCAGCGTGACGGCAAGGGGAGTTTAGTATATCAAATATTAGAGGAAAAAGGGCCTGCCCATAATCGCGAATTTGTTGCGACTGTTTCCTTAAATGATGAACTGTTAGGTACAGGAATTGGCAGATCGAAAAAAGAGGCAGAACAGCACGCTGCTGAACAGGCCTTGCAAAAACTAAAACCTAAAAAGGAGAAATAA
- a CDS encoding chromosome segregation protein (product_source=KO:K03529; cath_funfam=1.20.5.190,3.40.50.300; cog=COG1196; ko=KO:K03529; pfam=PF02463,PF06470; smart=SM00382,SM00968; superfamily=47266,52540,58042,75553; tigrfam=TIGR02168) yields the protein MFLKRLDIVGFKSFADRVTIDFSGGVTAVVGPNGSGKSNITDAIRWVLGEQSVKSLRGAKMEDIIFAGSDSRKSLNMAEVTLTLDNEDHFLPIDYQEVSVTRRVYRSGESEFLINKQPCRLKDIVDLFLDSGLGRDSFSIISQGKVEEILSSKAEERRNIFEEAAGVLKYKMRKKKAEIKLAETEENLNRVEDILHELERQIEPLKMQASIAKEYLEKKEELEQIEVALIVYEIEELHKKWELLTERVESLKDREMEMSTSIQKKEALVAEMRDQLTALDESINDLQQVLLLASEELEKLEGRKEVLKERKKNSAQNKTQLESTIQQLTSLVEQLKNDKEIRQLQLNEYEKSVQELKTKLLQKQNEMNNMKENIEEEIESLKSEYFDLLNEQASARNEIQYIEEQLHQQQIKRKRLENANVKYIEEREEIYETKQKLQAKLSLVERDLNQHVVHYRNTQTSFEQVKNQYQKKESLLYQAYQYLQQTKSRKEMLEAMQEDYSGFFQGVREILKARNKLTGIHGAIAELMTMKREYETAIEIALGSSLQHIVVDDEQCARKAIQFLKQHSYGRATFLPLSIIKGRTLTPSDRLLVDSHPSFIGIAAELVSYEEKYRPIIESLLGTVIVTKDLKGANELAKRLRYRFRFVTLDGDVVHSGGSMTGGAVKSKGSSLLSRKGELETIQEKLGEMERKTEQLEQQVKELKGKIQDYEKELEELRENGANLRIQEQSIRGQLREIEVKESNINDQLSIYDDEMQSFMQEQEKMNRRKAELQEKVEHIDVKLKQLDEEMKQLMEQKTKHQASKNELQEQMTELKVMLASKEEAYKNEKEIVDRIGHELALNEKKLKEAKEDLKILTNEMSHNVSGVEQLEEAAKRKLQDKNKTIELIHVRREQRLKMQEKLEAEELDLKELKRIHKQTNEYLKDEEVQLNRLDVELDNRLNQLREEYMLTFEAAKEKYPLSLEMEEARKKVKLIKLSIEELGTVNLGAIDEYERISERYSFLQEQRNDLKEAKGTLYQVIQEMDEEMKKRFQSTFKQIRSQFESVFQVLFGGGRADLRLTDPNDLLNTGVEIVAQPPGKKLQNLGLLSGGERALTAIALLFSILKVRPVPFCVLDEVEAALDEANVHRFAQYLKRFSQDTQFIVITHRKGTMEEANVLYGVTMQESGVSKLVSVKLEETKEFVKSS from the coding sequence ATGTTCCTCAAACGTCTAGACATCGTAGGATTTAAATCATTTGCCGATCGTGTGACGATTGATTTTTCCGGTGGCGTAACCGCCGTTGTTGGACCAAACGGGAGCGGAAAAAGCAATATTACAGATGCCATCCGTTGGGTATTAGGCGAACAGTCTGTGAAATCGCTACGTGGAGCGAAAATGGAGGATATCATTTTTGCTGGTAGTGATTCAAGAAAAAGTTTAAATATGGCGGAAGTAACGTTAACGCTTGATAATGAGGATCATTTTTTGCCGATCGATTATCAAGAAGTAAGTGTAACAAGAAGGGTTTACCGATCAGGTGAAAGTGAATTTTTGATCAATAAACAGCCGTGCCGGTTAAAAGATATCGTTGATTTATTTTTAGATTCAGGACTAGGAAGAGATTCTTTTTCGATAATAAGTCAAGGAAAAGTAGAAGAAATTTTGAGCAGTAAAGCAGAGGAAAGAAGAAATATTTTTGAAGAGGCGGCAGGCGTCTTAAAATACAAGATGCGAAAAAAGAAAGCCGAAATAAAGCTTGCAGAAACAGAAGAAAACTTAAATCGTGTTGAAGATATTTTGCATGAATTAGAAAGACAAATAGAACCGTTAAAAATGCAGGCTTCTATAGCAAAAGAGTATTTAGAGAAAAAAGAAGAATTAGAGCAAATTGAGGTTGCATTAATTGTTTATGAAATCGAAGAACTTCATAAAAAATGGGAATTGTTAACAGAACGAGTCGAAAGTTTAAAAGATCGCGAAATGGAGATGTCGACATCGATTCAAAAGAAGGAAGCTCTTGTTGCAGAAATGCGTGATCAACTAACAGCCTTAGATGAATCCATTAATGATTTGCAGCAAGTTTTACTTCTTGCTAGTGAAGAGCTTGAAAAATTAGAAGGTCGAAAAGAAGTTTTAAAAGAACGAAAAAAAAATAGTGCGCAAAATAAAACTCAATTAGAAAGTACCATTCAACAATTAACGTCCCTTGTAGAGCAATTAAAAAATGACAAGGAAATTCGCCAACTTCAGCTAAACGAATACGAAAAATCTGTTCAAGAATTAAAAACGAAACTTTTACAAAAACAAAATGAAATGAATAATATGAAGGAAAATATTGAAGAAGAAATTGAAAGTTTAAAAAGTGAATATTTTGATTTATTAAATGAACAAGCCTCTGCTCGTAATGAAATTCAATATATTGAGGAACAGCTGCATCAGCAGCAAATAAAAAGGAAGCGGCTTGAAAATGCGAATGTCAAATATATTGAAGAGAGAGAGGAAATTTATGAAACAAAACAAAAGCTTCAAGCAAAACTTTCATTAGTTGAGCGAGATTTAAATCAGCATGTTGTTCATTACCGAAATACACAAACAAGCTTTGAACAAGTAAAAAATCAATATCAAAAGAAAGAATCATTACTTTATCAAGCCTACCAATACTTACAGCAAACAAAATCACGAAAAGAAATGCTTGAAGCGATGCAGGAGGATTATTCGGGCTTTTTTCAAGGAGTACGAGAAATTTTAAAGGCTCGAAATAAGTTGACAGGAATTCATGGAGCTATTGCGGAATTAATGACGATGAAAAGGGAATATGAAACAGCCATCGAAATTGCGCTTGGTTCATCTTTGCAGCATATTGTCGTTGATGATGAACAATGTGCAAGAAAGGCGATTCAATTTTTAAAGCAACATTCATATGGAAGAGCAACCTTCTTGCCTTTATCCATTATCAAAGGTCGGACCCTTACCCCTTCTGATCGTTTGCTGGTTGATTCTCACCCTTCCTTTATTGGAATTGCAGCAGAACTTGTTTCATATGAGGAAAAATATCGGCCGATCATCGAGAGTTTGCTTGGTACGGTCATTGTCACAAAGGATCTAAAGGGAGCGAATGAATTAGCGAAACGGTTACGATACCGCTTTCGTTTCGTTACCCTTGATGGGGATGTTGTTCATTCCGGTGGATCTATGACTGGAGGAGCTGTCAAATCGAAAGGAAGCTCCTTGTTAAGTAGAAAGGGAGAACTGGAAACGATCCAAGAAAAATTGGGAGAGATGGAGCGGAAGACAGAGCAATTAGAACAACAAGTGAAGGAATTGAAAGGAAAAATTCAAGATTATGAAAAGGAATTAGAAGAGCTTCGTGAAAACGGGGCCAATCTTCGGATTCAAGAACAATCGATTCGAGGTCAACTACGTGAGATTGAAGTAAAAGAGAGCAATATTAATGACCAACTTTCGATATACGATGATGAAATGCAATCTTTTATGCAAGAACAGGAAAAAATGAATAGACGCAAAGCTGAGCTTCAAGAAAAGGTTGAACATATTGATGTAAAATTAAAACAATTAGACGAAGAAATGAAACAGCTTATGGAGCAAAAAACGAAACATCAGGCTTCGAAAAATGAACTTCAAGAGCAAATGACAGAATTAAAAGTGATGTTGGCAAGTAAAGAAGAAGCGTATAAAAATGAAAAAGAAATCGTTGATCGGATAGGACATGAATTAGCACTTAATGAAAAAAAACTTAAAGAAGCAAAGGAAGACTTAAAAATTTTAACAAATGAAATGTCACATAATGTTTCCGGAGTTGAACAATTAGAAGAAGCTGCAAAACGCAAGCTTCAAGATAAAAATAAGACGATTGAATTAATCCATGTACGGAGAGAGCAGCGGCTAAAAATGCAGGAAAAACTAGAAGCGGAAGAATTAGATTTAAAAGAATTAAAACGGATCCATAAGCAAACGAATGAATACTTAAAGGATGAAGAAGTGCAATTAAATCGCTTGGATGTGGAACTAGATAACCGCTTGAATCAATTACGAGAAGAATACATGCTTACATTTGAGGCAGCAAAAGAAAAATACCCTTTATCCCTTGAAATGGAAGAAGCACGGAAAAAAGTGAAGCTCATCAAGCTATCGATCGAAGAGCTCGGGACAGTCAATTTAGGAGCAATTGACGAATATGAACGCATCTCAGAGCGATACTCGTTTTTACAAGAACAACGAAATGATTTAAAAGAAGCAAAAGGAACTTTGTATCAAGTGATACAAGAAATGGATGAAGAAATGAAAAAACGTTTCCAATCTACTTTTAAGCAAATTCGTTCTCAATTTGAATCCGTTTTTCAAGTGCTGTTCGGTGGTGGACGAGCTGATCTTCGTTTAACAGACCCGAATGATTTATTAAACACAGGTGTTGAAATTGTCGCACAGCCTCCAGGGAAAAAACTGCAAAATTTAGGGCTACTATCTGGCGGGGAACGTGCATTAACAGCAATTGCTTTATTATTTTCGATATTAAAGGTAAGACCAGTACCGTTTTGTGTTTTAGACGAAGTCGAAGCGGCATTAGATGAAGCGAATGTTCATCGTTTTGCCCAGTATTTAAAACGTTTTAGTCAAGATACACAGTTTATTGTTATTACCCATCGGAAAGGTACGATGGAAGAAGCCAACGTTTTATATGGTGTTACCATGCAAGAATCCGGTGTATCTAAATTAGTTTCAGTAAAGCTTGAAGAAACGAAAGAGTTTGTGAAATCATCATGA
- a CDS encoding fused signal recognition particle receptor (product_source=KO:K03110; cath_funfam=1.20.120.140,3.40.50.300; cog=COG0552; ko=KO:K03110; pfam=PF00448,PF02881; smart=SM00962,SM00963; superfamily=47364,52540; tigrfam=TIGR00064) has protein sequence MSFFKKLKEKISQQTDSVTQKFKEGLTKTRNSFSERVNDIVARYRKVDEEFFEELEEVLITADVGVTTVMELIDELKMEVKRRNIQDPKEVRAVISEKLVEIYQGDEEGPSNLNIEEGRLNVILFVGVNGVGKTTTIGKLAHKLKTEGKSVLLAAGDTFRAGAIEQLEVWGERVGVDVIKQSAGSDPAAVMYDAIQAARARNVDVLLCDTAGRLQNKVNLMKELEKVKRVIEREIPGAPHEVLLVLDATTGQNAMSQAKQFSEATNVTGIALTKLDGTAKGGIVLAIRNELNIPVKLVGLGEKMDDLQPFDTEQYVYGLFANLVEEA, from the coding sequence ATGAGTTTCTTTAAAAAATTAAAAGAAAAAATTTCACAACAGACGGATTCAGTCACACAAAAATTTAAAGAAGGCTTAACGAAAACGAGAAACTCTTTTTCAGAACGCGTCAATGACATTGTAGCTCGCTATCGAAAGGTTGATGAGGAATTTTTTGAAGAGCTTGAAGAAGTTTTAATAACGGCTGATGTAGGCGTTACAACGGTGATGGAGTTAATTGATGAATTGAAAATGGAGGTGAAACGCCGTAATATCCAAGATCCAAAAGAAGTTCGTGCTGTGATTTCTGAAAAGCTTGTCGAAATCTATCAAGGTGATGAAGAAGGGCCTAGCAATCTAAATATCGAAGAAGGCCGTTTAAATGTCATTTTGTTCGTTGGCGTGAACGGCGTAGGTAAAACAACCACGATTGGAAAACTGGCTCATAAGCTAAAAACAGAAGGTAAATCCGTTTTATTAGCTGCGGGAGATACGTTTCGAGCAGGAGCGATCGAGCAGTTAGAAGTTTGGGGTGAGCGTGTAGGAGTAGATGTCATTAAGCAATCAGCCGGAAGCGATCCTGCCGCTGTCATGTATGATGCAATTCAAGCTGCGCGTGCACGAAATGTGGATGTACTTTTATGTGATACTGCTGGTCGGCTGCAAAATAAAGTGAATTTGATGAAGGAACTGGAAAAAGTAAAGCGGGTGATAGAGCGTGAAATCCCAGGGGCACCGCATGAAGTGCTGCTCGTTTTAGATGCCACGACAGGACAGAACGCTATGAGCCAAGCGAAACAATTTTCTGAAGCTACAAATGTAACGGGAATTGCTTTAACAAAATTGGATGGAACGGCTAAGGGCGGCATTGTTTTAGCGATCCGCAACGAATTAAACATTCCTGTTAAATTAGTAGGTCTAGGTGAGAAGATGGATGATCTGCAACCGTTTGATACGGAGCAATATGTATATGGATTATTTGCCAACTTAGTAGAAGAAGCATAA
- a CDS encoding putative DNA-binding protein YlxM (UPF0122 family) (product_source=COG2739; cath_funfam=1.10.260.40; cog=COG2739; ko=KO:K09787; pfam=PF04297; smart=SM01186; superfamily=88659) produces the protein MMLEKTTRMNYLFDFYQSLLTPKQKSYMSLYYLDDFSLGEIAEEFEVSRQAVYDNIKRTEVMLEEYEDKLGLLQKFQERKKIIEKLKELAKETKHQEEIMSLLTALEKLD, from the coding sequence ATGATGCTCGAAAAAACAACGAGAATGAATTATTTATTTGATTTTTATCAATCGTTGTTAACCCCAAAACAGAAAAGCTATATGTCATTATATTATCTTGACGATTTCTCCCTAGGTGAAATTGCTGAAGAGTTTGAAGTGAGTCGACAGGCAGTTTATGACAATATTAAAAGAACAGAAGTAATGCTTGAAGAGTATGAGGATAAACTTGGCTTGTTACAGAAATTTCAAGAGCGGAAAAAAATTATTGAAAAGCTAAAAGAACTGGCTAAAGAAACGAAACATCAAGAAGAAATCATGAGCCTTTTGACAGCTCTTGAAAAATTGGATTAG
- a CDS encoding signal recognition particle subunit SRP54 (product_source=KO:K03106; cath_funfam=1.10.260.30,3.40.50.300; cog=COG0541; ko=KO:K03106; pfam=PF00448,PF02881,PF02978; smart=SM00962,SM00963; superfamily=46785,52540; tigrfam=TIGR00959) — MAFEGLADRLQGTIAKIRGKGKVTESDVKEMMREVRLALLEADVNFKVVKDFIKKVSERAVGQEVMKSLTPGQQVIKVVKEELTELMGGEQSQIVVSTRPPTVIMMVGLQGAGKTTTTGKLANLLRKKYNRNPLLVAADIYRPAAIKQLETLGKQLNMPVFSLGDEVSPVEIAEQAIEQAKKEHHDYVLIDTAGRLHIDEHLMDELKQVKEVANPDEIFLVVDAMTGQDAVNVAQSFQDQLGLTGVILTKLDGDTRGGAALSIRAVTGTPIKFAGMGEKLDALEPFHPERMASRILGMGDVLTLIEKAQASVDQEKAKELEEKMRTMSFTFDDFLEQLGQVRKMGPLDELISMLPGANKIKGLKNIQVDEKQISHVEAIIRSMTKEEKRHPEIINASRKKRIAKGSGTSVQEVNRLLKQFEDMKKMMKQMTNMTKGKRKGFKFPFM; from the coding sequence ATGGCTTTTGAAGGATTAGCCGACCGACTGCAAGGCACGATTGCCAAAATTCGCGGAAAAGGGAAAGTGACGGAATCTGATGTTAAGGAAATGATGAGGGAAGTCCGTCTTGCTTTACTCGAAGCGGATGTGAACTTTAAAGTAGTGAAAGATTTTATAAAAAAAGTTAGTGAACGTGCTGTAGGTCAAGAAGTAATGAAAAGCTTGACGCCTGGCCAGCAAGTGATTAAAGTCGTCAAAGAAGAACTGACCGAGCTGATGGGCGGAGAGCAAAGTCAAATTGTGGTTAGTACGCGGCCGCCAACCGTTATTATGATGGTCGGCTTACAAGGAGCCGGTAAAACGACGACAACGGGTAAGCTTGCAAATCTTTTGCGAAAAAAATATAATCGCAATCCGCTTTTAGTGGCAGCAGATATTTATCGTCCAGCGGCGATCAAACAGTTAGAAACGTTAGGGAAACAGCTGAACATGCCTGTTTTTTCATTAGGTGATGAAGTAAGTCCTGTGGAAATTGCGGAACAGGCGATCGAACAGGCGAAAAAAGAACATCATGACTACGTGCTTATTGATACTGCAGGTCGCCTTCACATTGACGAACATTTAATGGATGAATTAAAACAAGTAAAAGAAGTGGCAAATCCAGATGAAATCTTTCTTGTTGTGGATGCGATGACAGGACAAGATGCGGTCAATGTGGCACAAAGCTTTCAAGATCAGCTTGGTTTAACAGGTGTGATTTTAACAAAATTGGATGGTGATACCCGTGGAGGGGCAGCGCTTTCGATACGGGCTGTCACTGGAACTCCGATTAAATTTGCTGGTATGGGTGAAAAGCTTGATGCATTAGAACCATTTCATCCAGAGAGAATGGCTTCTCGGATCCTCGGAATGGGAGATGTGCTGACATTAATCGAAAAAGCTCAAGCTTCTGTTGACCAAGAGAAGGCTAAGGAACTCGAAGAAAAAATGCGGACAATGTCCTTCACTTTTGATGACTTTCTTGAACAATTAGGACAAGTTCGCAAAATGGGGCCTCTTGATGAACTCATTTCCATGCTTCCAGGTGCAAATAAAATAAAAGGACTTAAAAATATCCAAGTGGATGAAAAGCAAATTAGTCATGTGGAAGCGATTATTCGCTCGATGACAAAAGAAGAAAAACGGCATCCAGAAATCATTAACGCAAGCCGTAAAAAACGAATTGCCAAAGGAAGTGGAACATCTGTTCAAGAAGTGAACAGACTGTTAAAGCAGTTTGAAGATATGAAAAAAATGATGAAGCAAATGACAAATATGACAAAGGGTAAAAGAAAAGGCTTTAAATTCCCATTTATGTAA
- a CDS encoding small subunit ribosomal protein S16 (product_source=KO:K02959; cath_funfam=3.30.1320.10; cog=COG0228; ko=KO:K02959; pfam=PF00886; superfamily=54565; tigrfam=TIGR00002) → MAVKIRLKRMGAKKSPFYRIVVADSRSPRDGRFIETVGTYNPVAEPAEVKIDEELALKWLKNGAKPSDTVRNLFSKQGIMEKFHNAKNNK, encoded by the coding sequence ATGGCAGTAAAAATTCGTTTAAAACGTATGGGAGCTAAAAAATCTCCATTCTATCGTATCGTTGTAGCTGATTCTCGTTCTCCGCGTGATGGACGTTTTATTGAAACAGTTGGAACGTATAATCCAGTAGCAGAACCAGCTGAAGTAAAAATTGATGAAGAATTAGCTCTTAAATGGCTCAAAAACGGTGCGAAACCATCTGATACAGTTCGTAACCTTTTCTCTAAACAAGGAATTATGGAAAAATTCCATAATGCCAAAAACAACAAATAA
- a CDS encoding putative RNA-binding protein YlqC (UPF0109 family) (product_source=COG1837; cath_funfam=3.30.300.20; cog=COG1837; ko=KO:K06960; pfam=PF13083; superfamily=54814) has product MEELISTIAKALVDHPNEVRVDKNEKHDEIYYTLNVHKDDVGKVIGKQGKIAKAIRTVVYAAGNQSAKRIFLEFND; this is encoded by the coding sequence ATGGAAGAATTGATATCAACCATTGCCAAAGCTCTTGTCGATCATCCTAATGAAGTGCGTGTCGATAAAAATGAAAAACACGATGAAATCTATTACACCTTAAATGTGCACAAGGATGATGTAGGTAAGGTCATTGGAAAACAAGGAAAAATTGCCAAGGCGATTCGTACGGTTGTCTATGCTGCAGGAAATCAATCAGCAAAGCGTATTTTTTTAGAATTTAATGATTAA
- a CDS encoding hypothetical protein (product_source=Hypo-rule applied; cath_funfam=1.20.900.10; pfam=PF11068; smart=SM00435; superfamily=111479), with translation MKILRHVAVKQILTKKSKDTLIEKFRQQKKQLEKEYDQLYFQLKKLEKAKSNSSLISQYKKEMEKRKEKINITDFQLEQIQILPLGSELKETEIMGMIDVKEGDNWEEIMKEKTIVIKDGIVTEIR, from the coding sequence ATGAAAATTCTTCGCCATGTGGCGGTTAAACAAATATTAACGAAAAAAAGCAAAGATACCCTCATTGAGAAGTTTCGCCAACAAAAAAAGCAGTTAGAGAAAGAATATGATCAACTTTATTTTCAATTAAAGAAATTGGAGAAAGCGAAATCGAATTCCTCATTAATATCCCAATATAAAAAAGAAATGGAAAAACGGAAAGAAAAGATCAACATAACGGATTTCCAGCTTGAACAAATTCAAATTCTTCCCCTAGGTAGTGAATTAAAAGAAACGGAAATCATGGGAATGATCGATGTGAAAGAAGGGGACAACTGGGAAGAAATCATGAAAGAAAAAACGATCGTTATTAAAGATGGAATCGTCACAGAAATCCGTTGA
- a CDS encoding 16S rRNA processing protein RimM (product_source=KO:K02860; cath_funfam=2.30.30.240,2.40.30.60; cog=COG0806; ko=KO:K02860; pfam=PF01782,PF05239; superfamily=50346,50447; tigrfam=TIGR02273): MTEQWFNVGKIVNTHGIKGEVRVISKTDFPEERYKIGNNLYIFQDGKEPIEVIVKSHRRHKNFDLLLFQGYESISDVEPFKGSLLKVPKSQLQSLDDGEYYFHEIIGCTVWTDQGKELGVVKEILTPGANDVWVVRRKGQKDVLIPYIDEVVKEIDVERKKITISPMEGLIE, from the coding sequence ATGACTGAACAGTGGTTTAATGTAGGAAAAATTGTTAATACACATGGAATAAAAGGAGAAGTTCGCGTCATATCGAAAACAGATTTTCCTGAAGAACGGTATAAAATCGGCAATAATCTATACATTTTTCAAGATGGAAAAGAGCCGATCGAAGTGATCGTAAAGTCTCATCGTCGCCATAAAAATTTTGACTTACTTTTATTTCAAGGATATGAATCGATCTCTGATGTTGAACCATTTAAAGGTTCTCTATTAAAAGTTCCTAAAAGCCAATTGCAAAGCTTAGATGATGGCGAATACTATTTTCATGAGATTATCGGCTGTACGGTTTGGACGGATCAAGGAAAAGAACTTGGTGTCGTGAAAGAAATTTTAACACCTGGAGCGAACGATGTTTGGGTTGTCAGACGAAAAGGCCAAAAGGATGTACTCATTCCATATATTGATGAAGTGGTAAAGGAAATCGATGTAGAACGGAAAAAAATCACGATTTCACCTATGGAAGGACTAATAGAATGA
- a CDS encoding tRNA (guanine37-N1)-methyltransferase (product_source=KO:K00554; cath_funfam=1.10.1270.20,3.40.1280.10; cog=COG0336; ko=KO:K00554; pfam=PF01746; superfamily=75217; tigrfam=TIGR00088) — MMKIDVLTLFPEMFHGVFNESILKKAQEKDAVSINVINFRSFSKNKHQTVDDYPYGGGAGMVLTPQPIYDAVDTLTQKSPATRRRIILVCPQGEQYNQEKAQQLSKEEHLIFICGHYEGYDERIRYLATDEISIGDFVLTGGELAAMVIIDSVVRLLPGVLGKAESYQQDSFSTGLLEHPHYTRPREFRGMKVPDVLLSGNHQKITEWREKESLRRTLLRRPDLLEKFPLSERQQKWLEELKNNN; from the coding sequence ATGATGAAAATTGATGTTTTAACATTATTTCCAGAAATGTTTCATGGTGTGTTCAATGAATCCATTTTAAAAAAGGCGCAAGAAAAAGATGCTGTATCCATTAATGTTATCAACTTTCGCTCCTTTTCCAAAAACAAGCATCAAACTGTTGACGACTATCCATATGGTGGAGGAGCAGGGATGGTTTTAACACCACAACCTATTTATGACGCAGTAGATACGTTAACACAAAAAAGCCCAGCGACTAGACGAAGAATCATCCTAGTTTGCCCCCAAGGTGAACAATATAATCAAGAAAAAGCACAACAGCTTTCGAAAGAAGAGCATCTTATTTTTATTTGTGGCCATTATGAAGGTTATGATGAGCGAATTCGTTATCTCGCAACGGATGAAATATCGATTGGGGACTTTGTATTAACAGGTGGAGAATTAGCGGCAATGGTCATTATTGATAGTGTTGTACGTTTGTTGCCTGGTGTTCTTGGCAAAGCGGAATCGTATCAACAAGACTCGTTTTCAACGGGTTTACTTGAACATCCTCATTACACGAGACCGCGAGAATTTAGAGGGATGAAAGTTCCTGATGTATTATTAAGCGGCAACCATCAAAAAATCACCGAATGGCGTGAAAAAGAATCATTGCGGCGAACTCTTTTAAGGAGACCGGATTTACTAGAAAAATTCCCATTATCCGAAAGGCAGCAAAAATGGTTAGAAGAGTTGAAAAACAATAATTAA